The following are from one region of the Prionailurus bengalensis isolate Pbe53 chromosome A2, Fcat_Pben_1.1_paternal_pri, whole genome shotgun sequence genome:
- the PPM1M gene encoding protein phosphatase 1M isoform X1: MSAGWFRRRFLPGGPLPAPRPPRPRSSPVPYRRPRFLRGSGSGPGTADAPRRPDVRPVRSPARGRSLPWNAGYAEIINAEKSEFNEDQAACGQLCIRRCEFGAEEDQEWLTSCPEEFLTGHYWALFDGHGGPAAAILAANTLHSCLRRQLEAVVEGMVATQPPMHLSGHSICPSDPQFVEEKGIRAEDLVIGALESAFQECDEVIGRELEASGQVGGCTALVAVSLQGKLYVANAGDSRAILVRKDEVRPLSSEFTPETERQRIQQLAFVYPELLAGEFTRLEFPRRLKGDDLGQKVLFRDHHMRGWSYKCVEKSDLKYPLIHGQGRQARLLGTLAVSRGLGDHQLRVLDTNIQLKPFLLSVPQVTVLDVDQLEVQEEDVVVMATDGLWDVLSNEQVARLVRSFLPGNREDPHRFSELAQMLIHSTQGKDDGLTEEGQVSYDDISVFVIPLHSQGQRSSGH, from the exons ATGTCCGCCGGCTGGTTCCGGCGCCGCTTCCTGCCCGGGGGTCCGCTGCCCGCGCCGCGGCCGCCCAGGCCGCGCTCCAGCCCCGTGCCCTACCGGCGGCCCCGCTTCCTGCGCGGCTCCGGCTCGGGCCCCGGCACCGCTGACGCTCCGCGCCGCCCCGACGTCCGGCCCGTGCGCAGTCCAGCGCGGGGCCGCTCACTGCCCTGGAACGCAGGCTACGCCGA GATCATCAATGCGGAGAAATCTGAGTTCAATGAGGATCAGGCAGCCTGTGGGCAGCTGTGCATCCGGAGATGTGAGTTTGGGGCTGAAGAGGACCAGGAGTGGCTGACCTCGTGCCCAGAGGAG TTCCTGACAGGTCATTACTGGGCACTGTTTGATGGGCATGGTGGGCCAGCTGCAGCCATCCTGGCTGCCAACACCCTGCACTCCTGCCTCCGCCGGCAGCTGGAGGCCGTGGTAGAGGGCATGGTGGCCACTCAGCCCCCCATGCACCTCAGCGGCCACAGCATCTGTCCCAGTGATCCCCAGTTTGTGGAAGAGAAGGGCATTAGGGCGGAAGATTTGGTGATCGGGGCTCTGGAGAGTGCCTTCCAGGAATGT GATGAGGTGATCGGACGGGAGCTGGAGGCCTCAGGCCAGGTGGGCGGCTGCACAGCCCTGGTGGCTGTGTCCCTGCAGGGAAAGCTGTATGTGGCCAATGCCGGGGATAGCAG GGCCATATTGGTACGGAAAGATGAGGTTCGGCCCCTGAGCTCTGAGTTCACCCCGGAGACTGAGCGGCAGCGGATTCAGCAGCTG GCCTTTGTCTACCCTGAGCTTCTGGCTGGTGAGTTCACCCGACTGGAGTTCCCTCGGCGACTGAAGGGGGATGACTTAGGGCAGAAGGTTTTGTTCCGGGATCACCACATGAGAGGCTG GAGCTACAAGTGTGTGGAGAAGTCGGATCTCAAGTACCCACTGATCCATGGGCAGGGTAGACAG GCTCGGTTACTGGGAACACTGGCCGTCTCCCGGGGCCTGGGAGACCATCAGCTCAGAGTCctggacacaaacattcagctcaagcccttcttgctctctgtcccACAG GTGACTGTCCTGGATGTGGACCAGCTGGAGGTGCAGGAGGAGGATGTGGTTGTCATGGCAACTGATGGGCTCTGGGATGTCCTATCCAATGAGCAGGTGGCACGACTAGTGCGGAGCTTCCTCCCTGGCAACCGAGAGGACCCACACAG GTTCTCGGAGCTGGCCCAAATGCTGATACATAGCACACAGGGAAAGGACGACGGTCTcacagaggaagggcaggtgTCCTATGATGACATCTCTGTGTTCGTGATTCCCTTGCACAGCCAGGGCCAAAGGAGCAGTGGCCACTGA
- the PPM1M gene encoding protein phosphatase 1M isoform X2, translating into MSAGWFRRRFLPGGPLPAPRPPRPRSSPVPYRRPRFLRGSGSGPGTADAPRRPDVRPVRSPARGRSLPWNAGYAEIINAEKSEFNEDQAACGQLCIRRCEFGAEEDQEWLTSCPEEFLTGHYWALFDGHGGPAAAILAANTLHSCLRRQLEAVVEGMVATQPPMHLSGHSICPSDPQFVEEKGIRAEDLVIGALESAFQECDEVIGRELEASGQVGGCTALVAVSLQGKLYVANAGDSRAILVRKDEVRPLSSEFTPETERQRIQQLAFVYPELLAGEFTRLEFPRRLKGDDLGQKVLFRDHHMRGWSYKCVEKSDLKYPLIHGQGRQVTVLDVDQLEVQEEDVVVMATDGLWDVLSNEQVARLVRSFLPGNREDPHRFSELAQMLIHSTQGKDDGLTEEGQVSYDDISVFVIPLHSQGQRSSGH; encoded by the exons ATGTCCGCCGGCTGGTTCCGGCGCCGCTTCCTGCCCGGGGGTCCGCTGCCCGCGCCGCGGCCGCCCAGGCCGCGCTCCAGCCCCGTGCCCTACCGGCGGCCCCGCTTCCTGCGCGGCTCCGGCTCGGGCCCCGGCACCGCTGACGCTCCGCGCCGCCCCGACGTCCGGCCCGTGCGCAGTCCAGCGCGGGGCCGCTCACTGCCCTGGAACGCAGGCTACGCCGA GATCATCAATGCGGAGAAATCTGAGTTCAATGAGGATCAGGCAGCCTGTGGGCAGCTGTGCATCCGGAGATGTGAGTTTGGGGCTGAAGAGGACCAGGAGTGGCTGACCTCGTGCCCAGAGGAG TTCCTGACAGGTCATTACTGGGCACTGTTTGATGGGCATGGTGGGCCAGCTGCAGCCATCCTGGCTGCCAACACCCTGCACTCCTGCCTCCGCCGGCAGCTGGAGGCCGTGGTAGAGGGCATGGTGGCCACTCAGCCCCCCATGCACCTCAGCGGCCACAGCATCTGTCCCAGTGATCCCCAGTTTGTGGAAGAGAAGGGCATTAGGGCGGAAGATTTGGTGATCGGGGCTCTGGAGAGTGCCTTCCAGGAATGT GATGAGGTGATCGGACGGGAGCTGGAGGCCTCAGGCCAGGTGGGCGGCTGCACAGCCCTGGTGGCTGTGTCCCTGCAGGGAAAGCTGTATGTGGCCAATGCCGGGGATAGCAG GGCCATATTGGTACGGAAAGATGAGGTTCGGCCCCTGAGCTCTGAGTTCACCCCGGAGACTGAGCGGCAGCGGATTCAGCAGCTG GCCTTTGTCTACCCTGAGCTTCTGGCTGGTGAGTTCACCCGACTGGAGTTCCCTCGGCGACTGAAGGGGGATGACTTAGGGCAGAAGGTTTTGTTCCGGGATCACCACATGAGAGGCTG GAGCTACAAGTGTGTGGAGAAGTCGGATCTCAAGTACCCACTGATCCATGGGCAGGGTAGACAG GTGACTGTCCTGGATGTGGACCAGCTGGAGGTGCAGGAGGAGGATGTGGTTGTCATGGCAACTGATGGGCTCTGGGATGTCCTATCCAATGAGCAGGTGGCACGACTAGTGCGGAGCTTCCTCCCTGGCAACCGAGAGGACCCACACAG GTTCTCGGAGCTGGCCCAAATGCTGATACATAGCACACAGGGAAAGGACGACGGTCTcacagaggaagggcaggtgTCCTATGATGACATCTCTGTGTTCGTGATTCCCTTGCACAGCCAGGGCCAAAGGAGCAGTGGCCACTGA
- the PPM1M gene encoding protein phosphatase 1M isoform X3: MSAGWFRRRFLPGGPLPAPRPPRPRSSPVPYRRPRFLRGSGSGPGTADAPRRPDVRPVRSPARGRSLPWNAGYAEIINAEKSEFNEDQAACGQLCIRRCEFGAEEDQEWLTSCPEEDEVIGRELEASGQVGGCTALVAVSLQGKLYVANAGDSRAILVRKDEVRPLSSEFTPETERQRIQQLAFVYPELLAGEFTRLEFPRRLKGDDLGQKVLFRDHHMRGWSYKCVEKSDLKYPLIHGQGRQARLLGTLAVSRGLGDHQLRVLDTNIQLKPFLLSVPQVTVLDVDQLEVQEEDVVVMATDGLWDVLSNEQVARLVRSFLPGNREDPHRFSELAQMLIHSTQGKDDGLTEEGQVSYDDISVFVIPLHSQGQRSSGH; encoded by the exons ATGTCCGCCGGCTGGTTCCGGCGCCGCTTCCTGCCCGGGGGTCCGCTGCCCGCGCCGCGGCCGCCCAGGCCGCGCTCCAGCCCCGTGCCCTACCGGCGGCCCCGCTTCCTGCGCGGCTCCGGCTCGGGCCCCGGCACCGCTGACGCTCCGCGCCGCCCCGACGTCCGGCCCGTGCGCAGTCCAGCGCGGGGCCGCTCACTGCCCTGGAACGCAGGCTACGCCGA GATCATCAATGCGGAGAAATCTGAGTTCAATGAGGATCAGGCAGCCTGTGGGCAGCTGTGCATCCGGAGATGTGAGTTTGGGGCTGAAGAGGACCAGGAGTGGCTGACCTCGTGCCCAGAGGAG GATGAGGTGATCGGACGGGAGCTGGAGGCCTCAGGCCAGGTGGGCGGCTGCACAGCCCTGGTGGCTGTGTCCCTGCAGGGAAAGCTGTATGTGGCCAATGCCGGGGATAGCAG GGCCATATTGGTACGGAAAGATGAGGTTCGGCCCCTGAGCTCTGAGTTCACCCCGGAGACTGAGCGGCAGCGGATTCAGCAGCTG GCCTTTGTCTACCCTGAGCTTCTGGCTGGTGAGTTCACCCGACTGGAGTTCCCTCGGCGACTGAAGGGGGATGACTTAGGGCAGAAGGTTTTGTTCCGGGATCACCACATGAGAGGCTG GAGCTACAAGTGTGTGGAGAAGTCGGATCTCAAGTACCCACTGATCCATGGGCAGGGTAGACAG GCTCGGTTACTGGGAACACTGGCCGTCTCCCGGGGCCTGGGAGACCATCAGCTCAGAGTCctggacacaaacattcagctcaagcccttcttgctctctgtcccACAG GTGACTGTCCTGGATGTGGACCAGCTGGAGGTGCAGGAGGAGGATGTGGTTGTCATGGCAACTGATGGGCTCTGGGATGTCCTATCCAATGAGCAGGTGGCACGACTAGTGCGGAGCTTCCTCCCTGGCAACCGAGAGGACCCACACAG GTTCTCGGAGCTGGCCCAAATGCTGATACATAGCACACAGGGAAAGGACGACGGTCTcacagaggaagggcaggtgTCCTATGATGACATCTCTGTGTTCGTGATTCCCTTGCACAGCCAGGGCCAAAGGAGCAGTGGCCACTGA